A stretch of DNA from Planococcus antarcticus DSM 14505:
GTTGGTGATTTCAGTTGTTAAAAACATAAATAAAATGGATGAATTTTTTTCAGCTGATGAAGAAGTGATTTTAAATTACCTTAAGAGAAAGACGGATTAGTTGGAAATTAGCCAAGCCTTGAAACATTGTGGCCATATACAATTTCATCGAGAAATCCTTTAGGACGATTCGTATGATTAGGGATTGACCCTGCAGCGTTTTCAAGAGAGAGTGTCTCCTTGGTATGACGCCAACAACTGCGATCAAAAGCCACATTCGATGTAATCCATAGTGACAAGACAGCATCATTCCATACTATTAGCACTAAACTACTTTTTTTAGTACCGAATTATTTTAGCCCATATTCAATACTAACTTAGAAATTTCTTGGCTAATGAAAATTTTTCATCTCACTTCCGTATTAATTATGAACAATTTCTTTTTATATTAGCAGGTAGATTCATGGGTGCTGCAGTAATCCCTGCATCGTTAGTCATCTTTTTAAGTCTTTATGCTTTCTCATCCAAAAATAGAAGACGGACTCAGAAATAAGGAGGTCATTTTATGAATGGTGATAAAAAACTCCCGAAGAACAAAAATGACAATAATAAGCGTGAAACGAATATGGGTGTTGGTATTGCCCTCGGGGTAAGCATCGGATCCGCTATTGGGATTGCAATAGACAACTTAGCTATCGGTCTTGCGATGGGGATGGGTTTAGGCATTATATTTGGGACCACTATACCCATCAAATCAAAAAAGTAAGAGAGAAAGAAGGTCTGAAAAAACGGTCTTTTTTTCTTCTCTCACCACCTTCCAATTCCACTCACCTATGCGAACTTTTGTACTTGAAATCTAGCTCAACTTATCCTGTCAGGAAGGAAACAATCATCACGACAGTCCCAATGATGATTATTTTTTTCATTTCAGTGCCTCCATTTTATCCTAAAATTCCTGCCAAACTTTCAGCCTAATCAAGTCCAAATAACTCAAGCTCTGAAACATATACAGCTACAAACTCACAGAAATAGAAGAATGTTTAATCGAAAAATCCGACGAATATATGTGCACTTTTTAAATAAAATCGGGGAAATAAAAAAAATTGCCAATTGGCCCTTTCTATAAAAAAAGAAAAAACCGTTGGAGCCATAGAGCCCCAACGGTTTTCAACTTAATACATTTTCAAGTATTGCTCACGTTCCCACGGGTGTACGCTTGTGCGGAACATGTCCCACTCAATTTCTTTCGCTTCGATAAAGTTGTTTAAAATGTGTTCGCCTAACGCTTTAGTCATTACTTCATCTTCCTGCAATTTCTGGAGAGCTGAATACAATGTTCCCGGCAGGTCTTTGATGCCGACTGCTTCGCGCTCTTTTTTGTTCATTGCATAGATGTTGCGGTCTACTGGTTTTGGCGGCGTCAGTTTTCTACGGATGCCGTCAAGACCAGCACCGAGCAGCACTGCCATTGCTAGATATGGATTTGCTGCTGGATCGACTGAACGTACTTCAACACGTGTAGACAAACCGCGTGATGCCGGAATACGGATCAACGGGCTTCTGTTTTGACCAGACCAGGCAATGTAGCAAGGTGCTTCGTAACCTGGTACTAGACGTTTGTATGAGTTTACTAATGGATTTGTTACAGCTGTAAATCCTTCAGCATGTTCAAGAATGCCCGCAAGGAATTGGTATGCTGTTTCACTTAGTTTCAATTCACCGTCTTCGTCAAGGAATGTATTGCGGTCTCCATCAAACAAGGAAACGTTCATGTGCATACCTGAACCGTTGACACCGAATAATGGCTTCGGCATAAATGTAGCGTGAAGACCGTGTTTACGGGCAATTGTCTTAACAACTAGTTTAAAAGTTTGGATATCGTCGCATGCTTTGATTGCATCTGCATATTTAAAGTCAATTTCGTGCTGTCCTGGTGCTACTTCATGGTGAGAAGCTTCAATTTCAAAGCCCATCTCCTCTAATTCGAGCACAATATCGCGTCGGCAGTTTTCGCCAAGGTCCATAGGTGCCAAGTCAAAATAGCCGCCATGGTCATTTAATTCAAGAGATGGCTCGCCTCTTTCATCAAGTTTGAACAAGAAGAATTCCGGTTCTGGCCCAAGATTGAAATGCGTGAATCCAAGCTCTTCCATTTCTTTCAATACGCGTTTTAAGTTTGTCCGCGGATCCCCAGCAAATGGAGTACCATCTGCACTGTAGATATCACAGATTAAGCGTGCTACTTTACCTTTACCTGTAATCCAAGGGAAGACAACCCAAGTATCAAGATCCGGGAATAAATACATATCAGATTCTTCGATGCGAACAAATCCATCGATAGAAGATCCATCAAACATCATTTTGTTATCGAGTGCTTTGTCCAACTGGGATGTCGGTATTTCAACGTTTTTAATGACCCCAAGAATATCTGTAAATTGCAGGCGGATGAAATTAACGTCCTCTTCTTTTACTAATCTTTGAATGTCTTCTTTTGAATACTTGCCCATGTTCGCTTCACTCTCCTATTATAATTGTATGTAAGCCCACTTCAATTGAAGAAACGGGATAAATCACCTGATTTAAAGCCGCCTTTTTCAAGTGGACGGGCCTGGTGTTTCAACTCTTCGTAGAGCAGCTTGCGCAACTCAGCATCGCTTAGATTTTTGGGTTCTGCTTTTTCATTCTCAGGAGTCTCTCTTAAGTCATATATTTTCTTTATACCAGCCATGTTAAGCCCTTGATCCAGATAATCCTTAATTTCAAGCAGGGTATCAACGTCATTCAACGAAAACATACGCTTATTGCCTTCTGTACGTGCAGGATTAATCAAATCGTGCTCTTCGTAATAACGAATTTGTCTCGCAGTCAATTCCGTCAGCTGCATAACTATGCTGATTGGAAGAAGCGGCATCGTCCGTCGCACCCTGTTCGTCATAAGTTTCACCCATTTCAAATAATTACTACTTTTACAGCATATAGCACGTTAGGTTATTTGTCAATAACGCGTTAGGTTTTCTGACACAAAAAAGGTTTCCCACGTTTGGTACGCGGGAAACCTTTAAAGTAATTTTAATTTTTTCAGCGCATCGACCGAATTTAGTACAGCAATTTTGACATGCTCATACGTAAGACCACCTTGAACAAACGCTGTATAAGGCGCGCGGATCGGACCGTCAGCTGTCAGCTCAATACTGGAGCCTTGCACAAATGTTCCGGCCGCCATGATGACGTCGTCTTCATAACCAGGCATATAAGCAGGTTCCGGCTTGAATTGTGCATTAACCGGTGAGCTTGCTTGTATGGTTTGGCAAAAAGCGATCATTTGCTCAGCTGTTTGAAACGACACGGATTGAATCAAATCTGTTCGCCGATCACTCCAATGAGGAGTGGTTGCCATTCCGGCATCTTCCAGAAGTGCCGAAGTAAAAATTGCTCCTTTTAATGCTTGAGAGACAATATGAGGAGCCATGAAAAATCCCTGGTACATATCAGGCAGTGCATTGAGAGAAGCCCCAGCTTCTCTTCCTATACCCGGTGATGTCATACGGTAACCGCATTTTTCGATTAATTCTTTTCTGCCAGCTATATAGCCACCGATTTTAGCCAGTCCACCGCCAGGATTTTTTATAAGAGAACCCGCAATCAAATCTGCCCCGACTTCAATCGGCTCCTGTCTCTCTACAAACTCGCCATAGCAATTGTCCACAAAAATGATGGTCTCCGGTTTCAGATAGCGGATCTTCGCAACCATCTCCCCAATTTCTTCTATGGTAAAGGAGGGGCGCGTATCGTAGCCTCTTGAGCGTTGAATAGCAATTACTTTTGTTTTGTTACTGATTGCTTTTTCAGCTGCTGACCAATCGATTTTATTGTCAGCATTTAATGCTGTATGCTGGTAGCTAATACCGAAATCCTTCAGTGATCCGGTATCTTTGTCCCCACCCGAAACGATAGAGTCCAACGTATCATACGGCTTCCCTGTAAGATACAGCAATTCATCCCCAGGGCGCAGTACACCAAACAGGGAGATGGTGATGGCGTGGGTTCCAGAGATAATTTGTGGACGAACGAGTGCGGCCTCGGCTTTAAAAACGTCAGCATATACACATTCAAGCGTATCTCTCCCTTCGTCGTCGTAACCATAGCCGGTCGATGGATTAAAATGGTGGTCACTGACCCGTTGGCTTTGAAACGCATCTAACACTTTCTTCTGATTTACATATGCAATTTCATCAGCTAGCTGCAGCTGCGCTTGGATAGTTCTTTCTATGGTTTTAATCGTAGTAAACATGCAATTCTCCATTCTCTTGTACTTCACTCCCTATTATGCGGCATGACTTGAAATAGCGTCAAATTCTGATACAATTCATAGAGTTGCATGTTAAGGGGGAATAGGCTTATGGCTTGGGAAGTACTGAGCGCCATTGGTACAATTGCTTTTGCAGTGTCCGGCGCCATTATCGCCATGGAAGAAGAATACGATATTTTTGGCGTGTACCTTCTCGGCGTTGTCACTGCTTTTGGCGGCGGCGCCATCCGAAATTTATTGATTGGAGTGCCTGTTTCGGCGCTGTGGGAGCAGGAATTCATGTTCCAACTTGCCCTCATATCGATTACGGTTGTATTTTTATTTCCACATAAATTGCTTGGACATTGGAATCGCTGGGGCTATTTTTTTGATGCCATTGGTTTGTCGGCATTTGCCGTCCAAGGTGCTATATACGCTGTCGAATTGGAATTGCCGCTCTTTGCCGTTATTGTGGCTGCGGTATTAACAGGCTCAGGTGGGGGAATTGTGCGCGACCTATTGGCTGGACGAAAGCCGCTTGTCTTGAAATCAGAGATTTACGCTGTCTGGGCAGCCTTGGCCGGATTGTTCATTAGTTTTGATTTGGTGGGCTCCGATCTCATGCTATATTCACTATTCGTACTGATTACGATTTTGCGAATCTTGTCCTATACGTTTAAATGGCGATTACCGGCACGTAAAATCCAGATATTATAAAAACAGGCCATCCGGTAGAAATACCGGATGGCCTGTTTTTTGCTTATGCAATTGTTTCACCGTTCCATGAAGTCATGCCGCCTTCGACATTGACGGTATTGAAGTCACTTGACTCTAGGATGCCGCAGGCCATTTCACTACGGCGACCCGCACGGCATACCATGTAGTATTCTTTGTCGGCATCCAGTTCCCCAATGCGTTCTTCCACTTCACCAAGAGGGATGTGTTTAGCTCCAGGAATCATACCTGCAACCACCTCATCTGCCTCGCGAACGTCGATGATATTCAAGTTTTCTCCAGCTTCTACTTGTTGTTGCAATTTATCTGCTGTAATCGTTCTCATGGGTACGCCTCCTGAATTTAAATCCTATTCATCTAAAAATGCTATACTCCTAAAAGCCAACTGTCAACTAGAAAAGCGCAAGCGCCCGTGTAGATTCGACGGGCATAAGACAGACCAGCAGTGTGGCGCTCTTTGCCATGCAGCTGGGTTGACTTATGACCCTAGAATCTGGGCGCTGGAGCTGGACAATCAGAAAAGCGCAAGCGCCCGTGTTTGTCCCATCTACTCAGTCAAAAAAACCGGACTACATCTGCAGTCCGGTATCCGTTTATTCTTCGTGCTCAATCGCTACAGGTTTTGACGGAGAAAATGTTGAGATCGCATGCTTGTAGATTAATTGCTGCTTGCCTTCAGTTTCTACCAACACCGTAAAATTGTCATAAGATTTAATAGTTCCTTTTAATTGGAAACCGTTAAGTAAAAAGACAGTAACATAAATATTATTTTTACGAAGCTGATTTAAATAGACATCCTGAATATTGACCGGTTTCATATAGATCCCCCTATCTCTCTACTTGTGTTTGATTTGCCATCAGTTTATCAATTCGACAGTTTCTGTCATTTTCCTGCATAAGCGCCGTTATTTCATGGAGATTTTTTTCGCGATCGCCCAGTGCATCGATCCAGAAAATCGGTAGTTTATTTTTAAAATAAGTAAACTGTCTTTTAGCGTATTTGCGTGAGTTTTGCTTTAGCTTTTCGATTGCTCTTTCAAAACTTTCCTGCTCATCTAGATAAGCGTAGATTTCTCTGTAGCCAATGGCTTGGATTGACTGAACGTCGCGTATGCCTCTTTGCCGTAAGGCCTGAACTTCTTCGACCAAGCCACGCTGAAGCATCGTATCCACTCGCTGATTAATGCGTTCATATAGGATGTCTCTTGGCATGTCTAAACCGATAATCACTTCGTTGTACATTGGCGACAACGCTAAATTACGGTCTCCTTTTTGCTGGCCACTCATCAAAATTTCAACCGCCCTCACAACACGGCGCGTGTTGTTTGGATGAATGTCTGACTGTGGATCCAACTTCAACAATTTTGCATACATCTGTTCGGGACCAGTTTGTTCTAGTTCCTTATTCAAATCGTCTCGTAGCTGTTGATTAACAGGCTCTTCTGAAAACCGGTAATCAAATAGCACAGCCTGCACATAAAGTCCTGTCCCACCGACGATAATCGGTAGCTTGCCGCGCGAGCGAATTTCAGCAATTTTCTCCCGCACCAATAGTTGGTATTCAGCTACCGAAAAACTCTCGTCCGGCTCTTTAATATCCAGGAGGTGATGAGGAATTTCTGCCATTTCTTCTGGTAAAATTTTCGCTGTCCCAATCGTCATATCCCGGTAGATTTGCACCGAGTCACCATTGATGATTTCTCCGTTTAGCCGCTTGGCTAATTCAAGGCTCAGCGCGGTCTTCCCAGATGCTGTAGGTCCAACAACGGCCACCACATCAATCATTTCCGCACATCCAATCTCCTATCAACTCAAAATAGTCTTTATAATTGAGTTCATTTAGCAATTCATGTCGCCCTTGTTCTGCCAGATAGACTTTGACGTGAGTCATCCCCGCTTTGTTGAATTGTTCGGCTGCGGCGAAAACACCTTTGCCGTTATTTCCGACAGGGTCCATAGAACCGCTGATGAACAGAACCGATAAGTCTTTCCGAATCTTGGCGATTTCTGCAGGCTTATTTAGTCTTGCAAGCCCTGAAAATAAATCAATGTAAAACTGATTAGTCGATTCAAATCCACACCAAGGATCCGCTTCATATTTTGCAACAGCCTCTTTATCTCGGCTCAGCCAAGCATACGGAGAACCTTCTTCCGCAAAGGGTTTATTGAAATTGCCAAAAGTCAATTTTCCGAGCGCTTCGCTGGGTTCTTGCTTTCCTTGTAATTTTGCCGATGCGATCGCTACAATCTTTCCAAGTTTACCGGAAATGCCTGGGTCTCCACCCGTCCCGGATAAAACAGCACGACTGATTTCTTCACTGTGTAATTGCATGTAACGACGGGCTACGAACGATCCCATGCTATGACCGAATAGGAGCAATGGCAGTTTGCCCGTCGCCTGCTGTACTTCCGTAATGACTGTATGCGCGTCTTCGACCACTCGTTCAAAGCCTTTATCGTCTGCAAAGTAACCTTGAATCCCGTTACGTTCTGCAGTTTTCCCATGTCCACGTTGATCGTGCGCAGATACCACAAAGCCCCGCGACGCTAGGTATTCCGCGAACTCTTCGTAGCGACCGATATGTTCAGCCATCCCATGGATAATATGGATATGCCCAATAGGACTTGGTGGCTCGTAACGCGCATAAAAAAGTTCGTGTCCATCAGAAGCACTCATGTAATCTTTGGTTACCTGCATCGTTTACACCCTTCCTCACTATACACTTATTCTCTATTTATACCCGAAACACTGGCAAATTAGACGCCAACGTTTAATTCATTACACGCTTGAACATTTTCTCAACATCGTATGTTCTGAAATGGATGATCACAGGACGCCCGTGCGGACAAGTAAAGGGTTGCTCTGCTTGTTTCAAATCTGCCAGTAATCGTTCCATATCGTGTTTCTGCAGAAAATGGTTTGCTTTAATCGATCGTTTGCAGCTCATCATAATGGCTGCATCTTCCCGTAATTTCTTAATATCCACTTTCCGCTCGTTCAAAATCTGTTCGATCAAATCTTCAATAACTTCCTGTTCAAAACCTTTTGGAAACCAAGTTGGATATTCCCGAACAATAAATGAAGTATCGCCAAATACTTCTAAAAATACTCCACTATCAGCCAAAACAGCTAAATGATCTTTTAACCTTAATGCCTCATCACGGCTGTAATGAAACGTCAGCGGCAGTAACAGAGATTGCCGTTCGTTACCGTCGATATCTCCCACTTTTTCGCGAAAGTATTCGTACTTGATGCGTTCTTGTGCTGCATGTTGATCAATCAAATAAAAGCCATCATTGCTTTGCGCCACAATATACGTACCATGAATTTGACCAACTACTTCTAGTTCCGGAAATTGAGGACTTTCTTGTTGTTTTTCCTCGTGTTCTGCCAGTGGCGGCAGTTCTTCAACAAAAGCGATTTCTTCTTGAAGTGGTTTTTCTTGTTGTTGAACAAATACTGTTTCTTTTTCAACAGGTAGCTCTGACCATTCTTGTGCTGGTAATTGCTTTGGTTCTTGAACTGTAAACGAGCTTTTCCACAGATCCAATTGCTTAGTCGGCGATTGTTTGACCGGTTTTGGTTTATCAATAATCGGTGCACGCGCAACTGAACTAATCGTGCGTCGAATCGTTTCATGGATCAATTCCATCAATTCTTTTTCTTTGCTCAAACGGATTTGTTGTTTAGATGGATGGACATTGACATCTGTCAAATAAGGGTCCCCTTCAATATTTAATACGACAATCGGCTGCCGCTCGAGCGGCAAGAAAGTATGGTAAGCCTTATGAACCGTATTGGCAATAGCGTAATGTTTAACCCAGCGTCCGTTTACGAACAATGAAATATAGTTTTTATTGGCACGGGTGATTTCAGGAAGCGACGCGTAGCCTGATACTTTATAGTCATGTGACTGTCCTTCAAACGGAATCATTTTCTTAGCAATCGCGACGCCGTAAATGTCGGCTAACACACGCTTGATTTCTCCACTGCCTGAGGTTTGCAGAATAACTCTGCCGTCATGCATCAGTTTAAAAGCAATACCCGGATAGCTCAGCGCAAAGCGGTTCAGCAAATCGATGGTATGACCAAGTTCTGTCTGCAATGTTTTCATGTATTTTAAACGCGCAGGCGTATTAAAGAATAATTGATCGATTTTAATATCCGTTCCTTTTCTAAGAGACCCCGCACGTTGCTCGGTTAAACGTCCGCCTTCCATTTTCACAAAAGTTCCGCTTGCACCATTTGATGTATGCAAAGTCACTTTAGAAACCGAAGCGATACTCGCCAGTGCTTCACCGCGAAACCCAAGCGTCCGAATCCGGAATAAATCATGTTCGTTGGCAATTTTACTCGTGGCATGCCTAGAAAATGACAACAACGCGTCATCGGCATCCATACCCTCACCGTTATCAATGATTTGGATGGAGGTTAGCCCCGCTTCGACGAGTAACACTTCGATGGCTGTACTTCCAGCATCGATGGCATTTTCCACTAATTCCTTAACGACCGAAGTCGGCCGTTCGACTACTTCACCCGCGGATATTTTATTAGATAGAGGTTCGTCCATCAATCGAATGATGCCCATTCGCTCACTCCTTAGTAGTTAACTTTTGTTGCAAATCGTTAAGTATCTGCAAGGCTTGCAGAGGTGTCATTGCGGATACTTGAACGTCCTTAATAGTCTGTAAAATTTCGTCTTTTTCTGTATCTGCATCATCAAAAAATGATAATTGTTCGATTGTTTTGGGCTGCTTCTTTTTATCTTCTTCAAAGGTTTTTAGCAATTCACGTGCACGGGCAAGGATTGGTTCTGGCAAATTTGCCAGTTCAGCGACATGAATCCCGTAACTTTTGTCTGCTGGCCCTTTTTTCACTTTATGAAGAAACACTACTTTGCCCGATTGCTCCATTGCTGCTACATGGACATTATGAAGTTTGTCCAGCGAATTTTCCAACGCCGTCAACTCGTGGTAATGCGTAGAGAATAGTGTATTTGCGCCAATCTCTCTGTGAATGTATTCAATCATCGATTGGGCTAATGCCATGCCATCGTAAGTTGATGTACCGCGACCAATTTCATCAAACAGTAATAAGCTGTTTTTTGTCGCATGCGTTATGGCGTATTGCGACTCGAGCATCTCGACCATAAAGGTGCTTTGTCCAGATACTAAGTCATCAGCCGCTCCAATACGCGTGAAAATCTGATCGACTATTGGTAAATTCGCGGATTCAGCAGGAACGTAACTGCCAATTTGCGCAAGCACGATCGTCAACGCCACTTGCCGCATATACGTACTTTTACCCGACATGTTCGGCCCTGTAATCAACAGCATGTTTTTATCTTCTGCAAGAACACAGTCATTCGGCACATAATGTTGCTTATTGAGCATTTTTTCCACAACCGGATGGCGTCCTTCAATAATCGATATCTCCGTAGAATCATTAAACTCAGGTTTGACGAAACGGTATTTTTCTGCCACATTAGCAAAACTCAAAAAGACATCCAGTCCACTGAGAGAAGAAGCAAGACGCTGAATACGTGAAATGTATTGTTTAACTTCATCTCGGATCGCCACAAACAACTCATATTCAAGTGACAAACTTTCTTCTTCAGCGGTTAAGATTAACGCTTCTTTTTCTTTCAGCTCATGAGTCGTATAGCGTTCTGCGTTAGCTAGCGTTTGTTTGCGATCATACCGTTCTAAATCAGCTAAATGCATATTGGCTTTAGAAATTTCAATATAATAGCCGAAAATGCGGTTATAGCCAATTTTCAAAGATTTAATGCCAGTTAATTTGCGTTCTCTTTGTTCAAGCGCTGCAATCCAGTCTTTACCGTTACGCGAAGCATCTCGGTATTCATCAAGTTGCTGATGAAAGCCGTCTCGAATAACGCCGCCTTCTTTCGAAGACAATGGCGGACTTTCGCTAATCGCTTGCAACAATTCACAAACCTCTATGCAGCGGTCTAACTTGTCACTAAATTCCTGCAATGCCGGATTACCGGAATTCGCCAACTCTTCAATTAGCACAGGAACTTTCTCAAGAGAACTTCTGAGTTGCGCTAAATCACGTCCACTGGCACTACCAAAGGCAATTCGACCGGATAGGCGTTCTAGGTCATAAACTTCTTTTAATAGCCCCTGGAGCTCTACACGCACGAAATACTGGTCAATCAATGCTGCCACCATTTGCTGACGTTCTTCAATCATCCTTTTGTTTGCTAACGGCTGATGCACCCATTGTTTTAGCTTTCGGCTACCCATCGCCGTCGTGGTTTCGTCCAGTAGCCAGAGCAAGGTCCCTTTCGTTTCACTGCCACGAATCGATTGCAATAATTCCAAATTGCGCTTTGAATGAAAATCGATACTTAATAATTGATTGTTTTCTTTATAGGAAAAAGCTTGGATATGATCGAGTGATTGTTTTTGTGTTCGGGAAATGTACGTTAGTAACCGGTGACTGCTCATCCGCAGATCTTCCGGACAGTCGGCGACTTGTTCTGGTGATAACGGATAGGCATTTTCCATCGTCTCAATGGATAACACCAACCCCTGTTCTTCTTCAGTTAGCAGAACAAATAATTGCTCTGAAACGACCAGCTCGCGAATATTCAAAGACTGCAACTCCTGCAACAAAGCTTTTTCCGTCCCCATTATGTATGTAGCTGTTGCTTCGCCTGTGCTGATATCGACGTAGGATAAACCAAATCCATCAGCTAGTTCATCAGCTGCAGCTAAAAAGACGT
This window harbors:
- a CDS encoding glycine zipper family protein; this translates as MNGDKKLPKNKNDNNKRETNMGVGIALGVSIGSAIGIAIDNLAIGLAMGMGLGIIFGTTIPIKSKK
- a CDS encoding alpha/beta hydrolase codes for the protein MQVTKDYMSASDGHELFYARYEPPSPIGHIHIIHGMAEHIGRYEEFAEYLASRGFVVSAHDQRGHGKTAERNGIQGYFADDKGFERVVEDAHTVITEVQQATGKLPLLLFGHSMGSFVARRYMQLHSEEISRAVLSGTGGDPGISGKLGKIVAIASAKLQGKQEPSEALGKLTFGNFNKPFAEEGSPYAWLSRDKEAVAKYEADPWCGFESTNQFYIDLFSGLARLNKPAEIAKIRKDLSVLFISGSMDPVGNNGKGVFAAAEQFNKAGMTHVKVYLAEQGRHELLNELNYKDYFELIGDWMCGND
- the glnA gene encoding type I glutamate--ammonia ligase; amino-acid sequence: MGKYSKEDIQRLVKEEDVNFIRLQFTDILGVIKNVEIPTSQLDKALDNKMMFDGSSIDGFVRIEESDMYLFPDLDTWVVFPWITGKGKVARLICDIYSADGTPFAGDPRTNLKRVLKEMEELGFTHFNLGPEPEFFLFKLDERGEPSLELNDHGGYFDLAPMDLGENCRRDIVLELEEMGFEIEASHHEVAPGQHEIDFKYADAIKACDDIQTFKLVVKTIARKHGLHATFMPKPLFGVNGSGMHMNVSLFDGDRNTFLDEDGELKLSETAYQFLAGILEHAEGFTAVTNPLVNSYKRLVPGYEAPCYIAWSGQNRSPLIRIPASRGLSTRVEVRSVDPAANPYLAMAVLLGAGLDGIRRKLTPPKPVDRNIYAMNKKEREAVGIKDLPGTLYSALQKLQEDEVMTKALGEHILNNFIEAKEIEWDMFRTSVHPWEREQYLKMY
- a CDS encoding methionine gamma-lyase family protein, which gives rise to MFTTIKTIERTIQAQLQLADEIAYVNQKKVLDAFQSQRVSDHHFNPSTGYGYDDEGRDTLECVYADVFKAEAALVRPQIISGTHAITISLFGVLRPGDELLYLTGKPYDTLDSIVSGGDKDTGSLKDFGISYQHTALNADNKIDWSAAEKAISNKTKVIAIQRSRGYDTRPSFTIEEIGEMVAKIRYLKPETIIFVDNCYGEFVERQEPIEVGADLIAGSLIKNPGGGLAKIGGYIAGRKELIEKCGYRMTSPGIGREAGASLNALPDMYQGFFMAPHIVSQALKGAIFTSALLEDAGMATTPHWSDRRTDLIQSVSFQTAEQMIAFCQTIQASSPVNAQFKPEPAYMPGYEDDVIMAAGTFVQGSSIELTADGPIRAPYTAFVQGGLTYEHVKIAVLNSVDALKKLKLL
- a CDS encoding trimeric intracellular cation channel family protein, with the translated sequence MAWEVLSAIGTIAFAVSGAIIAMEEEYDIFGVYLLGVVTAFGGGAIRNLLIGVPVSALWEQEFMFQLALISITVVFLFPHKLLGHWNRWGYFFDAIGLSAFAVQGAIYAVELELPLFAVIVAAVLTGSGGGIVRDLLAGRKPLVLKSEIYAVWAALAGLFISFDLVGSDLMLYSLFVLITILRILSYTFKWRLPARKIQIL
- a CDS encoding rhodanese-like domain-containing protein; translation: MRTITADKLQQQVEAGENLNIIDVREADEVVAGMIPGAKHIPLGEVEERIGELDADKEYYMVCRAGRRSEMACGILESSDFNTVNVEGGMTSWNGETIA
- the mutL gene encoding DNA mismatch repair endonuclease MutL, producing MGIIRLMDEPLSNKISAGEVVERPTSVVKELVENAIDAGSTAIEVLLVEAGLTSIQIIDNGEGMDADDALLSFSRHATSKIANEHDLFRIRTLGFRGEALASIASVSKVTLHTSNGASGTFVKMEGGRLTEQRAGSLRKGTDIKIDQLFFNTPARLKYMKTLQTELGHTIDLLNRFALSYPGIAFKLMHDGRVILQTSGSGEIKRVLADIYGVAIAKKMIPFEGQSHDYKVSGYASLPEITRANKNYISLFVNGRWVKHYAIANTVHKAYHTFLPLERQPIVVLNIEGDPYLTDVNVHPSKQQIRLSKEKELMELIHETIRRTISSVARAPIIDKPKPVKQSPTKQLDLWKSSFTVQEPKQLPAQEWSELPVEKETVFVQQQEKPLQEEIAFVEELPPLAEHEEKQQESPQFPELEVVGQIHGTYIVAQSNDGFYLIDQHAAQERIKYEYFREKVGDIDGNERQSLLLPLTFHYSRDEALRLKDHLAVLADSGVFLEVFGDTSFIVREYPTWFPKGFEQEVIEDLIEQILNERKVDIKKLREDAAIMMSCKRSIKANHFLQKHDMERLLADLKQAEQPFTCPHGRPVIIHFRTYDVEKMFKRVMN
- a CDS encoding MerR family transcriptional regulator, whose product is MTNRVRRTMPLLPISIVMQLTELTARQIRYYEEHDLINPARTEGNKRMFSLNDVDTLLEIKDYLDQGLNMAGIKKIYDLRETPENEKAEPKNLSDAELRKLLYEELKHQARPLEKGGFKSGDLSRFFN
- the mutS gene encoding DNA mismatch repair protein MutS — its product is MALTPMMQQYFQVKSEYLDAFLFFRLGDFYELFYDDAINASQILEITLTSRGGTGDDRIPMCGVPHHAAKNYIDQLILKGHKVAICEQVEDPKLTKGVVKREVVRLITPGTHTEGKNVDSKSNVFLAAADELADGFGLSYVDISTGEATATYIMGTEKALLQELQSLNIRELVVSEQLFVLLTEEEQGLVLSIETMENAYPLSPEQVADCPEDLRMSSHRLLTYISRTQKQSLDHIQAFSYKENNQLLSIDFHSKRNLELLQSIRGSETKGTLLWLLDETTTAMGSRKLKQWVHQPLANKRMIEERQQMVAALIDQYFVRVELQGLLKEVYDLERLSGRIAFGSASGRDLAQLRSSLEKVPVLIEELANSGNPALQEFSDKLDRCIEVCELLQAISESPPLSSKEGGVIRDGFHQQLDEYRDASRNGKDWIAALEQRERKLTGIKSLKIGYNRIFGYYIEISKANMHLADLERYDRKQTLANAERYTTHELKEKEALILTAEEESLSLEYELFVAIRDEVKQYISRIQRLASSLSGLDVFLSFANVAEKYRFVKPEFNDSTEISIIEGRHPVVEKMLNKQHYVPNDCVLAEDKNMLLITGPNMSGKSTYMRQVALTIVLAQIGSYVPAESANLPIVDQIFTRIGAADDLVSGQSTFMVEMLESQYAITHATKNSLLLFDEIGRGTSTYDGMALAQSMIEYIHREIGANTLFSTHYHELTALENSLDKLHNVHVAAMEQSGKVVFLHKVKKGPADKSYGIHVAELANLPEPILARARELLKTFEEDKKKQPKTIEQLSFFDDADTEKDEILQTIKDVQVSAMTPLQALQILNDLQQKLTTKE
- the hfq gene encoding RNA chaperone Hfq, coding for MKPVNIQDVYLNQLRKNNIYVTVFLLNGFQLKGTIKSYDNFTVLVETEGKQQLIYKHAISTFSPSKPVAIEHEE
- the miaA gene encoding tRNA (adenosine(37)-N6)-dimethylallyltransferase MiaA, whose product is MIDVVAVVGPTASGKTALSLELAKRLNGEIINGDSVQIYRDMTIGTAKILPEEMAEIPHHLLDIKEPDESFSVAEYQLLVREKIAEIRSRGKLPIIVGGTGLYVQAVLFDYRFSEEPVNQQLRDDLNKELEQTGPEQMYAKLLKLDPQSDIHPNNTRRVVRAVEILMSGQQKGDRNLALSPMYNEVIIGLDMPRDILYERINQRVDTMLQRGLVEEVQALRQRGIRDVQSIQAIGYREIYAYLDEQESFERAIEKLKQNSRKYAKRQFTYFKNKLPIFWIDALGDREKNLHEITALMQENDRNCRIDKLMANQTQVER